The following coding sequences lie in one Drosophila bipectinata strain 14024-0381.07 chromosome XR, DbipHiC1v2, whole genome shotgun sequence genomic window:
- the LOC108133993 gene encoding katanin p60 ATPase-containing subunit A-like 2 — MSQRLRIFYSKVNKSASQKSQEKKGKFPKKSTWNGLKIKTQGKYGVTASAAAQVLCEDVRNFSTRRRNILYLMHRYLVENGFYSSAEALKNEGRLTEEFELCDNIDLDGMYLEYASFFNMKFGKYPKILKKVSPKIKVEMTGKPQAPSQAQQSGKQAPIQEPKPATKSSQPESSVANWHISVGAATAAVKLNNDPEASLQIKKMETPNESGMETANLNRMVGEIEHGHLGGDDALFSSLDWQSLAELVKTSILREDIKLKWSDVCGNQRAIELIKEAVITPIEYPQLFAHGLKPWRSLLLHGPPGSGKTLLAKALYSETQGQVTFFNITASIMVSKWRGESEKILRVLFHMAAKRAPSVIFFDEIESLTSRRDRATDHESSKRFKNELLQLLDGMEHTLKGVFVLASTNLPWDIDEAFLRRFEKKLLIQLPNPAERSCLISRLLGTSISLNPKLLESLVKISDQFTGDEIRLACKEISMHRVRCATKLTTQSAKEPQALVEANVEKAFKQVRPLGQKLLAKHEQWQQENGS, encoded by the exons ATGAGTCAGCGT TTACGAATTTTCTATTCAAAGGTTAACAAGTCTGCTTCTCAGAAAAgtcaggaaaaaaaaggaaaatttccAAAGAAAAGCACCTGGAACGGCCTCAAAATTAAGACCCAAGGCAAATACGGAGTTACAGCCTCAGCTGCTGCCCAAGTTCTCTGCGAGGATGTGAGGAACTTCAGCACACGCCGGAGGAACATCCTCTATCTGATGCATCGCTATCTGGTGGAGAATGGCTTCTACTCGAGTGCCGAGGCCCTGAAGAACGAGGGACGGCTCACCGAGGAGTTCGAACTATGCGATAACATTGATCTGGATGGCATGTATCTGGAATATGCCAGCTTCTTCAAcatgaaatttggaaaatatccaaaaatacTCAAGAAAGTGAGTCCCAAAATCAAAGTGGAAATGACCGGAAAGCCACAAGCACCATCACAGGCACAGCAGTCGGGAAAGCAGGCCCCAATCCAGGAACCAAAGCCAGCAACCAAGTCATCGCAACCGGAGAGCTCGGTGGCCAATTGGCATATTAGTGTGGGAGCTGCCACGGCGGCTGTGAAACTGAATAATGATCCGGAAGCCTCCTTGCAGATCAAGAAAATGGAAACACCCAACGAGAGTGGGATGGAAACCGCAAACCTCAATCGAATGGTGGGGGAGATCGAGCACGGGCACTTGGGCGGCGATGATGCTCTGTTCTCCTCCTTGGACTGGCAGTCGCTGGCGGAACTGGTCAAGACCTCCATTCTGCGTGAGGATATCAAGCTCAAGTGGTCGGATGTTTGTGGCAATCAGCGGGCCATTGAATTAATCAAAGAAGCCGTCATAACTCCCATAGAGTATCCCCAATTATTCGCCCATGGATTGAAGCCGTGGAGGTCACTGTTGCTCCACGGCCCGCCTGGTAGTGGCAAGACGTTGTTGGCCAAGGCCCTCTACTCGGAGACCCAGGGTCAGGTGACGTTCTTCAACATCACCGCCAGCATTATGGTTAGCAAGTGGAGGGGTGAGTCGGAGAAGATCCTGCGTGTCCTATTTCACATGGCCGCTAAGAGAGCTCCCTCGGTCATATTTTTTGATGAAATCGAGAGTCTGACCTCCAGACGAGATAGAGCCACGGATCATGAGAGCTCCAAGAGGTTCAAGAATGAGTTACTCCAACTGTTGGACGGCATGGAGCACACTTTGAAGGGCGTCTTCGTCCTGGCCAGCACCAATCTGCCGTGGGACATAGACGAGGCCTTCCTGCGGCGTTTCGAGAAGAAACTACTCATCCAGTTGCCCAACCCGGCCGAGAGGAGTTGCCTGATCAGTCGCCTACTGGGCACTAGTATCTCCCTGAATCCCAAACTCCTGGAGAGTCTGGTCAAGATATCGGATCAGTTTACGGGCGATGAGATCCGGTTGGCCTGCAAGGAGATCAGCATGCATCGGGTGCGATGCGCCACGAAGCTCACCACCCAGTCGGCCAAGGAGCCTCAGGCGCTGGTCGAAGCCAACGTGGAGAAGGCCTTTAAGCAGGTGCGTCCTCTGGGCCAGAAGCTTCTGGCCAAGCACGAGCAGTGGCAGCAGGAAAATGGCTCATAG